A single region of the Paludibacter jiangxiensis genome encodes:
- a CDS encoding acyltransferase family protein has product MPMPTTNRLLALDVMRGITIAGMILVNNPGSWGHIFTPLEHASWNGLTPTDLVFPFFMFIMGVSTYFSLKKYDFKFSSEAAWKIAKRTLIIFGIGLALGWFGLFCRTTLDFGNTEMTFSERLMHGLLPFDKIRALGVMQRLALSYCGASIIILLINHKKVLYVAGGILVAYLAILLLGNGFDLTENNVINIVDRALFGENHMYKEVMPDGSKFAFDPEGLLSTLPCLAHVLLGFYVGKIINEVKDNGQRIQQIFIFGTILLFAGFLLSYGCPINKKVWSTTFVMVTCGLGSLLLSLLIWLIDIKGYVSWSRFFESFGINPLFMYVLGALLSILFGTIPLIITPEVVTIKGFIYNDLLLSWLPDLWASLSFAIFFVLFNWIFGHILYKKRIYIKI; this is encoded by the coding sequence ATTCCTATGCCGACTACTAACAGACTTTTGGCGCTGGATGTAATGCGTGGTATTACTATTGCCGGAATGATTCTGGTTAATAACCCGGGTTCGTGGGGTCACATTTTTACTCCGCTGGAACACGCATCATGGAATGGTCTTACACCGACTGATCTGGTATTCCCGTTTTTTATGTTTATCATGGGGGTATCCACCTATTTCTCACTAAAGAAATATGACTTTAAGTTTTCGTCGGAGGCGGCGTGGAAAATAGCCAAGCGGACGCTGATTATTTTTGGCATCGGTTTGGCCTTAGGATGGTTTGGCTTGTTTTGCAGAACCACTCTTGACTTTGGTAACACAGAAATGACCTTCTCGGAACGTTTGATGCACGGTTTGCTTCCATTCGACAAGATCAGGGCGCTTGGCGTAATGCAGCGTCTGGCATTGAGTTACTGCGGAGCTTCCATTATTATACTGCTGATTAACCATAAAAAGGTATTGTATGTTGCCGGTGGAATTCTGGTCGCATATCTGGCAATTTTGCTTCTTGGTAACGGATTCGATTTGACAGAAAATAACGTGATCAATATTGTGGACCGTGCTCTGTTTGGCGAAAATCACATGTATAAAGAGGTGATGCCCGACGGTTCCAAGTTTGCATTCGATCCTGAAGGTCTGTTGAGTACTTTGCCCTGCTTAGCTCATGTTTTGCTGGGTTTCTATGTGGGTAAGATTATTAATGAAGTGAAGGATAACGGTCAGCGTATCCAACAAATCTTTATTTTTGGTACCATCCTTTTGTTTGCCGGATTTTTGTTGAGCTATGGTTGTCCTATTAATAAGAAAGTGTGGAGTACCACCTTTGTGATGGTTACCTGTGGATTGGGTTCGTTGTTGCTTTCATTGCTCATTTGGTTGATAGACATCAAAGGGTATGTGAGTTGGTCGCGTTTCTTTGAATCCTTCGGTATCAATCCACTGTTTATGTATGTGCTTGGGGCCTTGTTATCTATCCTGTTCGGAACCATTCCTTTGATAATCACTCCTGAAGTTGTAACCATCAAAGGATTTATTTATAATGATTTGCTTTTGTCGTGGCTGCCTGATCTATGGGCTTCTCTGTCGTTTGCTATCTTTTTTGTGCTTTTTAACTGGATTTTCGGTCATATTCTCTATAAAAAGCGCATTTATATAAAAATCTGA
- a CDS encoding DUF1343 domain-containing protein: protein MKKINVIWLMAALLCLSQSGMGAQRVKTGIEVLRESAFKMLQGKRVGLITNPTGVDSQLKSTVDILNEAAGVKLVALYGPEHGVRGDVYAGDHVDSIVDKTGVPVYSLYGKTRKPTPEMLRDVDVIVYDIQDIGCRSYTFISTMGLAMQAAAENDKEFVVLDRPNPLGGLTIEGNLAEDKFISFVSQFKIPYLYGLTCGELAKLLNNENMLGKKCKLTVVPMKGWKRKMTYTQTGLPWVLTSPHVPYAESAAYYAASGILGEFDFMSIGVGYTLPFQLFAKDSIDANVLAEKMNALKLPGVLFRPINLKPFYSVGKGLNYSGVQYFITDYSKVRLTEIQFYVMQEMAKLYPEKKCFGPNTKSRFDMFDKVCGSDQIRLRFAQNMNVDDILPYWRKDEDAFRKLSKKYYLYK, encoded by the coding sequence ATGAAAAAAATAAATGTGATATGGTTGATGGCCGCTTTGCTGTGCCTGTCTCAGAGCGGGATGGGTGCGCAAAGGGTAAAAACGGGTATTGAAGTACTCCGTGAAAGTGCATTCAAAATGCTTCAGGGAAAACGTGTGGGACTTATAACCAATCCTACAGGCGTTGACTCGCAATTGAAGTCGACAGTAGATATTCTGAATGAAGCTGCCGGCGTAAAACTGGTTGCTTTGTATGGTCCCGAACACGGAGTACGGGGCGATGTTTATGCAGGCGATCATGTGGATAGTATTGTCGATAAGACTGGCGTCCCTGTGTATTCGCTTTATGGAAAAACGAGGAAACCGACACCCGAAATGCTGAGAGATGTTGATGTGATTGTGTATGATATTCAGGACATCGGGTGTCGTTCCTATACTTTTATCAGCACCATGGGGCTGGCCATGCAGGCAGCTGCCGAAAACGACAAAGAGTTTGTGGTACTTGATCGTCCAAATCCGCTTGGCGGACTGACGATAGAAGGCAATCTGGCAGAAGATAAATTTATCTCGTTTGTCAGCCAGTTCAAAATTCCGTATCTCTACGGGCTTACCTGTGGAGAGCTGGCCAAATTGCTGAACAACGAAAACATGCTCGGCAAGAAATGTAAGTTGACGGTGGTTCCAATGAAAGGCTGGAAACGGAAAATGACGTACACCCAAACCGGTTTGCCATGGGTGCTTACATCTCCGCATGTGCCTTATGCTGAGTCTGCGGCTTATTACGCTGCATCGGGTATTTTGGGAGAGTTCGACTTTATGTCTATTGGAGTGGGCTACACATTGCCATTCCAACTCTTTGCCAAAGATTCGATCGATGCCAACGTGCTTGCCGAAAAGATGAATGCGTTGAAATTGCCGGGTGTATTGTTTCGCCCTATCAACCTGAAGCCATTTTATTCGGTAGGGAAGGGGTTGAATTATTCAGGTGTACAATATTTTATAACCGATTACAGCAAAGTGCGCTTGACGGAGATTCAGTTTTATGTGATGCAGGAGATGGCCAAACTTTATCCCGAAAAGAAGTGCTTCGGTCCGAATACGAAGTCGCGTTTCGATATGTTCGACAAAGTATGCGGCAGCGATCAGATACGTCTTCGTTTTGCTCAAAATATGAATGTGGACGACATCCTTCCTTACTGGAGAAAAGACGAGGATGCCTTCAGAAAATTGTCAAAGAAATATTATCTCTATAAATAA
- a CDS encoding MFS transporter, whose protein sequence is MSESKNKSPWAWIPTLYFAEGIPYVVAMSLVVVMYKRLGISNTDIALYTSWLYLPWVIKPFWSPFVDMMKTKRWWIVTMQLLIGACLGGVAFLIPVPFFFQATLAVLWLMAFSSATHDIAADGFYMLALDSSQQSFFVGIRSTFYRLAMITGQGLLIILAGSLESFTGLQPLNFSVESSTTAKSTIVMQPQNYNVPKTDEMTFVAFPSDLVLNTNRISKDSLEQIKNIASAQNLQNGFVSADKNSAVKAASKEMTGNAGIVAIRLTKKPEAGKSVVLNTNFAKGDKSISVVSGERITFTPENWDKPAYVVVQLDKKLSSNVKSEFKGVSGNLKLAWSITFFILAGFFVLLFVYHRFVLPRPASDHSTATNSVGDIFKEFGHTFATFFQKPGIVLAIFFMLTYRLGEAMLVKIVSPFLLDGREVGGLGLTTGQVGLVYGTVGVLALTLGGITGGIAASRKGLKYWIWPMAMSITLPQCAYIFLSTFLPDNFFFINLAVAVEQFGYGFGFTAYMLYMIYFSDGEHKTAHYAICTAFMALGMMLPGMMAGWLQEKLGYQHYFFTVMLAIIPCYLAVSMLKIDPEFGKKKKN, encoded by the coding sequence ATGTCAGAATCGAAAAATAAATCTCCCTGGGCCTGGATTCCAACTCTCTACTTTGCAGAAGGAATCCCGTATGTAGTGGCAATGTCGCTGGTTGTTGTCATGTACAAACGCTTGGGAATTTCAAATACCGATATAGCGTTGTACACCAGCTGGCTCTATTTACCCTGGGTAATTAAGCCCTTCTGGAGTCCCTTCGTGGATATGATGAAAACCAAACGCTGGTGGATTGTAACCATGCAATTGCTCATCGGAGCATGCTTGGGTGGGGTGGCTTTCCTTATTCCGGTGCCGTTTTTCTTTCAGGCAACGCTGGCTGTGCTTTGGTTGATGGCGTTTAGTTCTGCGACACACGATATTGCTGCCGACGGTTTTTATATGCTGGCTCTCGATAGTTCACAACAGTCTTTCTTTGTGGGCATCCGTAGTACATTCTATCGTTTGGCTATGATTACTGGTCAGGGTCTGCTGATTATTCTTGCCGGAAGTCTGGAGAGTTTTACCGGTTTGCAACCGTTGAATTTCTCTGTCGAATCATCGACTACGGCCAAATCAACGATTGTGATGCAGCCTCAAAACTACAACGTGCCCAAGACTGACGAAATGACCTTCGTGGCATTCCCTTCCGATTTAGTGCTGAATACGAACCGGATTTCGAAAGATTCACTGGAACAGATCAAGAATATTGCTTCGGCACAAAACCTGCAGAACGGCTTTGTGAGTGCAGATAAAAACAGTGCAGTTAAAGCCGCTTCGAAAGAGATGACTGGTAATGCCGGAATTGTTGCCATCCGCCTGACGAAAAAACCGGAAGCGGGTAAATCGGTTGTGTTGAATACCAATTTCGCGAAAGGAGATAAAAGCATCTCTGTTGTTTCCGGTGAACGGATTACGTTCACTCCCGAAAACTGGGATAAACCGGCTTATGTGGTGGTGCAGCTCGATAAAAAGTTGAGCAGTAATGTAAAAAGCGAATTCAAAGGCGTGTCGGGAAATCTAAAATTGGCCTGGAGCATCACGTTCTTTATTTTGGCCGGTTTCTTTGTCTTGCTATTTGTTTATCACCGCTTTGTGCTGCCGCGTCCGGCATCCGATCATTCTACGGCGACAAATAGCGTTGGCGATATATTCAAAGAGTTCGGGCACACATTTGCTACATTCTTCCAAAAACCGGGTATCGTGCTGGCTATCTTCTTTATGCTTACCTATCGTCTTGGTGAGGCAATGCTGGTTAAGATCGTATCTCCCTTCCTTCTCGACGGTCGAGAAGTGGGTGGCTTGGGACTGACTACCGGACAGGTGGGTTTGGTTTATGGCACTGTTGGGGTATTGGCGTTGACACTGGGTGGAATCACCGGAGGTATTGCTGCATCCCGCAAGGGTCTTAAATATTGGATTTGGCCTATGGCAATGTCGATTACCTTGCCGCAATGTGCGTATATTTTTCTGTCAACATTCCTTCCCGATAATTTCTTTTTTATTAATCTGGCGGTGGCAGTCGAACAGTTCGGGTATGGTTTCGGATTTACGGCATACATGCTCTATATGATCTATTTCTCTGATGGCGAACATAAAACCGCGCATTATGCTATCTGTACCGCCTTTATGGCTTTGGGAATGATGTTGCCGGGAATGATGGCCGGATGGTTACAGGAAAAACTGGGTTATCAGCACTATTTCTTTACGGTGATGCTGGCGATTATACCTTGTTATCTGGCCGTGTCTATGTTGAAGATTGATCCCGAATTCGGGAAGAAAAAGAAAAACTAA
- a CDS encoding DUF4922 domain-containing protein gives MMDRVYNLLERQIAVWELPKRNYTSLDKVETKTLKVGGVEMMVQFNPSRIVSSAAKVDAASIKERKCFLCKAHLPQEQEGIPFGDGYLILVNPFPIFPKHFTIPALEHTDQLIRTRLGDMLDVAKALDGCVIFYNGPKCGASAPDHMHFQAGNRGFLPLEKNWNSVYREQAAVIVDRPEIKVSRLPYYSHAALALESADKEPMLQLFEKIYTLLAVPQDSPEPMLNLLCRFDDGLWTLWVFPRKLHRPRQYFAEGDDNLLISPASVDLGGVFITPLQKDFEKITSNDIEDILRQISMDADEFDLLCSRLAAE, from the coding sequence TTGATGGATCGGGTGTACAATCTTCTTGAACGGCAAATAGCTGTTTGGGAGCTTCCGAAACGCAATTATACCTCTTTGGATAAGGTCGAAACAAAGACTTTGAAAGTGGGTGGCGTGGAAATGATGGTGCAATTCAATCCTTCACGCATTGTCTCTTCTGCTGCAAAAGTGGATGCTGCTTCGATCAAGGAACGCAAGTGCTTTTTATGTAAAGCACATTTGCCTCAGGAACAAGAGGGGATCCCTTTTGGTGACGGGTATTTGATTCTGGTCAATCCGTTTCCGATTTTCCCGAAGCACTTTACGATTCCGGCTTTGGAACATACCGACCAGCTTATCCGTACCCGTTTGGGCGATATGCTGGATGTCGCTAAAGCATTAGATGGTTGTGTTATATTTTACAATGGGCCGAAGTGCGGGGCTTCTGCTCCCGATCACATGCACTTTCAGGCCGGAAACAGAGGATTCCTTCCTCTTGAAAAAAACTGGAATTCTGTCTATCGTGAACAAGCCGCGGTAATTGTCGACCGTCCGGAAATAAAAGTTTCACGTCTTCCTTATTATTCGCATGCTGCATTGGCGCTCGAGTCGGCGGACAAAGAGCCCATGTTGCAACTGTTTGAAAAAATCTACACTTTACTGGCTGTTCCACAGGATAGTCCGGAGCCGATGCTCAATTTGCTTTGTCGGTTCGATGATGGCTTGTGGACGCTCTGGGTCTTCCCGCGGAAGTTGCATCGTCCACGGCAATATTTTGCTGAAGGTGACGACAACCTGCTGATAAGCCCTGCATCAGTCGATTTGGGTGGCGTGTTTATCACTCCGCTTCAAAAAGATTTTGAAAAAATCACATCAAACGATATAGAAGATATTCTCCGGCAAATTTCAATGGACGCGGACGAATTCGATTTGCTTTGCAGCCGTCTTGCGGCGGAGTAA
- a CDS encoding glycosyltransferase family 2 protein yields MIRIDCFLPFASKEQIAPTLEQLTASSLVGKIYLLATEETQGFGGYEVLHIDSLKSSATMHMIASKATSDYIFVYQKYSPLQLGYFALDRMVNLAEDSAAGMVYADSFQVIDGVKKIHPVIAYQEGSLRDDFDFGSVLLFCSKAFKEAVSAMTTNYAFAGLYDLRLKLSQKHDLVHINEYLYSEIETDSRKSGEKIFDYVDPKNRSVQLEMEAACTEHLKEVGAYLAPQFKDVAFEEGNFPVEASVIIPVFNRVRTIEDAIQSVLKQQCKFDFNLIIIDNHSTDGTTEAICKYESDPRVIHLIPERFDLGIGGCWNVGVQDARCGKFAVQLDSDDVYSGETTLQTIVDAFYEQQCAMVVGTYRMTNFNMETIPPGVIDHKEWTPDNGRNNALRINGLGAPRAFYTPMLRKIKVPNTSYGEDYALGLYFSREHRIGRIYDVLYLCRRWEDNSDASLDIVKMNGHNTYKDRIRTWELKARKALNKAI; encoded by the coding sequence ATGATACGAATTGATTGTTTTTTACCGTTTGCTTCTAAAGAGCAGATTGCCCCGACTCTGGAACAACTGACTGCGTCGTCGCTGGTCGGCAAAATTTATCTGTTGGCAACCGAAGAAACCCAAGGGTTCGGAGGTTACGAAGTGCTGCACATCGACAGCCTGAAAAGCAGTGCAACCATGCACATGATTGCTTCCAAAGCCACTTCCGATTATATTTTCGTTTATCAAAAATATTCTCCCCTCCAATTGGGTTATTTTGCGCTCGATCGTATGGTGAATCTGGCCGAAGACTCGGCTGCCGGCATGGTTTACGCTGATTCGTTTCAGGTGATCGATGGCGTGAAGAAAATTCATCCGGTGATTGCTTATCAGGAAGGAAGTTTGCGCGACGATTTCGATTTCGGATCGGTGCTGCTCTTCTGCTCCAAAGCGTTTAAGGAAGCGGTGTCGGCAATGACGACCAATTACGCTTTTGCAGGACTGTACGATCTGCGCCTTAAGCTTTCTCAAAAACATGATCTCGTTCATATTAACGAATATCTCTATTCTGAAATTGAAACAGATAGCCGTAAGTCGGGCGAAAAGATCTTCGATTACGTTGATCCGAAAAACCGCAGCGTGCAACTCGAAATGGAAGCGGCCTGCACCGAACACCTGAAAGAAGTGGGTGCATATCTGGCTCCTCAGTTCAAGGATGTGGCTTTCGAGGAAGGTAATTTTCCGGTGGAAGCATCGGTGATCATTCCGGTATTCAACCGCGTTCGTACCATCGAAGATGCCATTCAATCAGTGTTGAAACAGCAATGTAAATTCGATTTCAACCTCATTATTATTGATAATCACTCAACCGACGGAACAACGGAAGCGATCTGTAAATACGAATCGGATCCGCGGGTAATCCATTTGATTCCAGAACGTTTCGATCTGGGTATCGGAGGATGCTGGAACGTGGGTGTGCAGGATGCCCGTTGCGGAAAGTTTGCCGTTCAGCTGGATAGCGATGATGTTTACAGCGGTGAAACTACCCTGCAAACTATCGTGGATGCTTTCTACGAGCAACAATGCGCCATGGTGGTGGGAACTTACCGCATGACCAACTTTAACATGGAAACCATTCCTCCCGGAGTAATCGATCACAAGGAGTGGACTCCGGATAACGGTCGTAACAATGCCTTGCGTATCAACGGACTGGGCGCGCCACGTGCTTTCTATACCCCAATGTTGCGCAAAATTAAAGTGCCTAACACCAGCTATGGAGAAGATTATGCGTTGGGACTCTATTTCTCTCGCGAACACCGTATCGGACGAATTTATGACGTGCTTTACCTGTGTCGTCGCTGGGAAGATAACTCGGATGCCTCGCTGGATATTGTGAAGATGAATGGTCACAATACTTACAAAGATCGCATTCGTACCTGGGAGCTAAAAGCTCGCAAAGCACTGAACAAAGCAATTTGA
- the murQ gene encoding N-acetylmuramic acid 6-phosphate etherase has product MAFEKITEMSSLHDNLDKSSVLELLVGINEEDKKVPLAVEKAIPQLEKLVESIVLRMKRGGRIFYMGAGTSGRLGVLDASEIPPTYGMPNTLVIGLIAGGDRALRNPVEAAEDSEEKGWQELVSYNVNVNDTVIGIAASGTTPYVIGALKHAQQNGILTASISCNPDAPVAQYADIPIEVVVGPEFVTGSTRMKAGTAQKLVLNMITTTTMIKLGRVKGNRMVNMQLTNKKLIDRGTRMIMEETKLEYEAAKNLLLLHGSVKKATDAFFNVNKEENIK; this is encoded by the coding sequence ATGGCGTTTGAAAAAATCACTGAGATGTCGTCATTGCACGATAATCTTGACAAAAGTTCTGTGCTGGAATTGTTGGTAGGTATCAACGAAGAAGATAAAAAAGTGCCTCTTGCTGTAGAAAAGGCGATTCCTCAGTTAGAAAAGCTGGTTGAATCGATAGTGTTGAGGATGAAGCGGGGTGGACGAATTTTCTACATGGGAGCTGGTACCAGTGGTCGGTTGGGAGTCCTCGACGCTTCGGAGATTCCCCCGACTTATGGTATGCCCAATACGTTAGTGATAGGTTTGATAGCCGGAGGCGACAGAGCACTCCGCAATCCGGTGGAAGCAGCCGAAGACAGCGAAGAAAAAGGCTGGCAGGAGCTGGTGAGTTATAATGTGAATGTGAATGATACAGTGATTGGTATTGCGGCATCAGGCACAACTCCTTATGTGATAGGTGCCTTGAAACATGCTCAGCAAAATGGAATTCTTACGGCGTCTATTTCCTGTAACCCGGACGCTCCGGTTGCACAGTATGCCGATATTCCAATCGAAGTTGTTGTCGGGCCTGAATTTGTGACCGGAAGTACCCGGATGAAAGCCGGGACCGCACAGAAACTGGTGTTGAACATGATTACGACAACCACCATGATCAAATTGGGTCGTGTAAAGGGAAACCGGATGGTGAATATGCAGCTGACTAACAAAAAGCTGATTGACCGTGGCACCCGGATGATTATGGAGGAGACCAAACTCGAATATGAAGCAGCAAAGAATCTGCTGTTACTGCACGGCTCGGTAAAAAAGGCTACCGACGCATTTTTTAATGTCAATAAAGAAGAAAATATCAAATGA
- a CDS encoding ATPase — MILIADSGSTKTYWSLIKADGSCSHYYTQGINPFFQTEYEIEGFLRMTLLPQLGLNEISEIYFYGAGCATEKQINLVRSAFSKVFVYEKIEVASDLLGAAKALCGDEPGIACILGTGSNSCYYDGNTIAQQVSPLGFIIGDEGSGASLGKRLVADCLKNQLPEGLKERFLERFKLTQAQIVENIYSKPFPSRFLASLSLFLIENIEEPALYQIVYDGFADFFKRNVFQYDYKDKKVNVVGSIGYHYQDVLRKVAADLSLQLGKIIQAPSEELIKYHIQRSNKL; from the coding sequence ATGATACTTATTGCGGATAGTGGATCTACAAAGACATATTGGTCGCTTATTAAGGCTGATGGTAGCTGTAGTCATTATTACACACAGGGGATAAATCCTTTTTTTCAGACTGAATATGAAATAGAGGGATTTTTGCGGATGACATTGCTGCCACAACTTGGACTCAATGAAATTTCTGAAATTTATTTCTACGGCGCCGGGTGTGCCACAGAAAAGCAAATCAATTTGGTCAGGTCAGCTTTCTCCAAAGTATTTGTTTATGAAAAGATAGAGGTGGCAAGCGACTTGCTGGGCGCAGCAAAAGCGCTGTGTGGTGATGAGCCCGGTATAGCATGTATTTTAGGAACAGGATCAAATTCTTGTTATTATGATGGGAATACGATCGCACAACAAGTTTCTCCGTTGGGATTCATTATCGGAGACGAGGGTAGTGGTGCCTCATTAGGGAAAAGGTTGGTTGCCGATTGTCTGAAGAATCAACTTCCGGAAGGACTCAAAGAAAGGTTTTTGGAACGCTTCAAGCTGACTCAGGCTCAAATTGTTGAAAATATTTACAGTAAACCTTTTCCGAGCCGATTTTTAGCATCATTGTCGTTGTTCCTGATAGAAAATATCGAAGAACCGGCGCTATATCAGATAGTGTATGACGGATTCGCCGATTTCTTCAAACGAAATGTTTTTCAATACGATTATAAGGACAAAAAAGTAAATGTAGTGGGCTCTATTGGATATCATTATCAGGATGTTTTACGCAAAGTGGCGGCAGATCTTTCTCTGCAATTGGGTAAAATTATTCAGGCTCCTTCTGAAGAGCTGATAAAATATCACATTCAACGATCTAATAAACTCTGA